The Synechocystis sp. PCC 6714 genome includes the window AAAGGGGAATGTGGGTGGCCCCCAAAGATCAGCATTCTGGCTGCGGCCATAAAGTAACCACTGACCAGGCGATCGCTGTGGAGCAGAGGGGAAAAGATCGCTATGCCGTGGATGGCACTCCGGCGGACTGTACCCGTTTGGGGGTTGCCCATTTTTACCCGGAAGTTGATTGGGTAATAGCAGGTATTAATGCGGGGGGCAATATGGGTATTGATTCTTACCTATCTGGCACGGTGGCCGCGGTGCGGGAGGCGGCTATCCTTGGCCATAAGGCGATCGCCATTTCCCACTGGATTAATAAACCCCGTACCATTGATTGGGACTGGGCTTCCCGCTGGTCGGCGGTGGTATTGAAAACCCTTTGGCAACAGGAATTACCCCCCCAACATTTTTGGAATGTGAACTTGCCCCATTGGCAGGCCGGCGATCCGGAGCCGGAGATTATTTTTTGTGAACCTAGTCGGGATCCTCTACCCGTGGCATTTACCAAAGAAGGGTCAAATTTCTTTTATCGGGGAGAATATAGCCAACGACCCCGAAAACCGGGAACGGATATTGACGTTTGTTTTTCTGGCAACATTGCCATCACTCAATTGGGAGTTTAAGCCAGGGAGTTCAACGTTTTTTCTATTTAACTGGACTTCAGCGGGGAGAGAACGGGTTAGAGGTGATCGGGACCATAGAGGATTGGACGAGCCCCCTCCTGGGCATTCGCTTTCTTCTAACCACTGATACCTTGGAAGTTTATTATCCTGATGGGCAGAAGTTTCTTACCACAGTGGAGCTTAATCAAGCAATGGCAAAGGAAAAGCGACGGGCCAACGAAGAACAACAACGGGCTGATCGACTAACGGCCAAACTAAAGAAATTGGGAGTTAATCCTGAAGCAATTTAACTTTTTGGCTCTAACTGTTAGCTGCTGACAGTTGCCATGGGCCCAAACAGGTTTCCAAAAAATTATTTAACCCATAGCAAACTTGAACTGCCCTATTCCCCTTGACCGTTATCCCCAGGTGTTGTTGGCCCACGGTGGCGGCGGTAAGTTGAGTCAACAATTACTAACCCAGATTTTTCTCCCTGCCTTTGGTTGTCCCCTAGACCAAGGCCATGATGCGGCGGTTTTTGCTGTCAACCATAGTTCCTTAGCTTTTACCACCGATTCCTATGTGATCAATCCCCTCTTTTTTCCAGGCGGGAACATTGGTTCTTTGGCGGTCCACGGCACGGTAAATGATCTGGCCATGGCCGGGGCAACTCCCCGTTACATTAGCGTTGGTTTTATCCTCGAAGAAGGATTGCCCATGGAAACCCTCTGGCGGGTAGCTCAATCCCTAGGGCAAGCAGCCAAGCATTGCGACATAAAAGTCATTACCGGCGATACCAAAGTTGTAGACCGGGGCAAGGGGGACGGCATTTTCATCAACACCAGTGGCATTGGTTCCCTTGACCATCAACAAATTATTCATCCTAATCAGGTACAGGTGGGCGATCGCCTGATTTTGAGCGGCGATTTGGGGCGCCATGGCATGGCCATTATGGCGGTGCGCCAAGGATTAGAATTTGAAACCACCATTGAAAGTGATTCAGCCCCGGTTCACAGAGAAGTGCAGGCATTATTGTCAGCGGAAATACCCATTCACTGTCTGCGGGATTTAACCAGAGGAGGTTTGGCCAGTGCGGTAAATGAAATTGCCCAAACTGCTGGAGTAACCATGGCTTTGCGGGAAACGTTAATTCCAGTGGAAGCCGAGGTGCAGGCCGCCTGTGAACTGTTGGGTTTTGACCCCCTCTATGTGGCCAATGAAGGAAGGTTTTTAGCTATTGTGCCCCCGACGGCAGAGCAGAAAACCATAGAAATTTTGCAAACTTTCCATCCCCAAGCCACGGCGATCGGTACAGTGACAGGCAAAAGTGAACAAACTCTGGGGTTAGTCAGCCTGGAAAGTTCCATTGGGGCCCCCCGCCTACTGGATATGATCAGTGGGGAACAGTTACCCCGCATTTGTTAGCAGGGGCATAACCACTGAATAATCCTCCCGATAGAGTGGTTCTAGAACTATTTCAGTGGCCACCAGCTAACCTTTTCCCGGGTGGAACTGTAAACCTCTTTGAGTCCTTCCGGAGCCAGAATTTGAATTAAGTCTTCTTTTTCCCCTTTGGGAATGGCAATCAGATGGTGTTTTTGCATTCCCTTTAATACTTGCTCCACCGTCCTTTGATTCAGTTGGCAAGCCCTGGCAATCACATCAATGGGCAAATCAAAAATATAATTCCCCTGGCGATCGGGTTGGTTACCCAACTCCCTTTCTTGGTAGATCAACGCCCGCAGCAAACTCGCAACAGCTTGGGGAGGGTAGGTACTGCAATTGAGCAGATGGTATTCAAATTTTTGTTGTAATTCAAACAGAAAGCGATACCGTTCCCGAAAAACTTCACTATTTTCATAAATTTGCTGAACGGTGGCCAGGGGAACTTTGATCACATGGCTAGTTTTGTAGGATTCCACCAGACAGGGAAAAGATTTGGTGGCTAAACCATAGCTAAAGGGTAGGTTGCGTAGGCCAAAACAACTGCCAGCGTAGTGGATAGCAATAATCCGATCCAGGGGAGTACTACGGGTGATGACAATGCCCTCGTCCAACATGACATAGAGACTGTCTAAATCCTGGTCTGGCAAAAAGGCCGTATACAGGGGGCGATTGGAAAACAGCTTTTCTACTTTGACCTGGTCTTTGGCAAGTAATTCCCCTATCCACGGGGTATCTAGACCCCGAAACAGATAATTCGTTTCAATCAGCTTGGTGATGGGCTCGGGGGACGGGGACATGGATTGTCTTTTTGCCATAACTCAAGGGAAATTTACATTGCTCTGATCATCGCACAAAGCCAACCTTCCATTGTTTCACGCCGGATTGCAATTACAACACATTTGTAAGTGAGTTGCATTTTATGTTTAATTAATGTAAGATTTATTTTTATTCTAGATGCTCTCGCTCAAGCTATCTACAAAACACAAACATCCCATCGTGTTCGGAGGCGCCGCTAATGGGCAAATGGTTTGCGGATAATAGTTTTTCCATTGGTCGGACTCCCTTAGTCCGTTTAAATAATGTAGTTGGAAACACTAATGCCACTGTGCTGGCGAAAATCGAGGGTCGTAATCCGGCCTATTCAGTTAAGTGTCGATTAGGCGCGGCTTTGGTTTGGGATGCGGAGCAAAGGGGTTTACTGGGCCCAGGCAAGGAATTGGTGGAACCGACCAGTGGCAATACAGGCATTGCACTGGCATTTGTGGCGGCGGCTAAGGGGATTGCCCTTACTTTGGCCATGCCGGAAACCATGAGTTTGGAGCGGCGCAAGTTGCTACAAGCCTATGGGGCAAATTTAGTTTTAACCCCGGGTACCCAGGGTATGGTCGGAGCCATTGCCAAAGCTGAGGCGATCGCCAATTCTGATCCTGAACGCTATGTTTTGCTACAACAATTCTGCAATCCAGCTAACCCCCGCATTCACCAAGAAACCACAGGACCGGAAATCTGGGACGATACCGATGGCGATGTGGATATTCTCGTCTCCGGTGTTGGCACTGGGGGAACCATCACAGGAATTTCCCGTTACTTCAAAGAAATTAAGGGTAAATCCATCACCTCTGTGGCCGTTGAGCCAGAAGCAAGTCCTGTTATTTCTCAAGCAATGGCCGGCAAAGAAATTAAATCTGGCCCCCATAAAATCCAGGGTATTGGAGCTGGTTTCGTGCCCAAAAATTTAGATGTGTCCCTAGTAGATGCGGTGGAAACTGTTTCCAATGAAGAGGCAATTATCTACGCCAAACGTTTAGCCAAAGAAGAAGGCATTTTGGCCGGTATTTCCTGTGGAGCGGCCACGGCCGTAGCAACTCGCCTGGCTAAACGTCCCGAAAATCAGGGCAAAACCATTGTAGTAATTCTGCCGGATTCTGGGGAGCGTTATCTTAGTTCAGTGCTTTTCCACGGAGTATTTGATGAGGAAGGGCTGGCGGCATAGACATAAATAAATATAAATTAAATACTTTTGGCTGAAAATCAACTAATAAATATGTTGGAATAGGACGCCATTTGTGGTCAATTTTACAATTATCAACAATCTTAAGAAAAGTAAATCAATGGAATATTTCAAGGCAAATACGCTGCGTATTTATCAAGATTCTGCTCCCATTTTTAATAAAAGTAATGGCAAGCTTTACGACTCCAATGCCGCTATTTTTGATGTTGAAAAAATTCGCCAAGATTTTCCCATTCTGAATGAAGTAATAAACGAAAAACCCCTAATTTGGTTTGATAATGCTTCCACCACCCAGAAACCCCAGACGGTCATTGATCGTCTGACCTATTTTTATCAACATGAAAATTCTAATATCCATCGAGCCGCCCATACCCTAGCTGCCAGAGCCACCGATGCTTATGAAAATGCCAGAGAAACTGTGCGTCATTTTCTCAATGCTAAGTCGGTCAATGAAATTATTTTTGTCAAGGGCACAACGGAAGGTATAAACCTAGTAGCAAAAAGTTGGGGTAAACAAAATATCAAAGCTGGAGATGAAATTCTTCTAACCCATCTGGAACACCATGCCAACATTGTCCCCTGGCATCAATTGGCGATGGAAACAGGGGCAAAGTTGATAGTGGCGCCAGTGGATGATCAGGGACAAATTTTACTGGATGAATATAAAAAATTGCTTGGTTCCCGCACTAAATTAGTCGGGCTTTGCCACATATCGAATGTATTGGGAACCGTTACTCCAGCCCAAGAAATTGTCAATTTAGCCCATGAAATTGGAGCAAAAGTGTTGATAGATGCGGCCCAATCCATTGCCCATATTCCCATTGATATCCAAGAATTAAATCCCGATTGGCTTGTATTTTCTGGTCACAAAATCTTTGGTCCTACGGGCATTGGTGTAGTCTATGGACGACAGGATTTACTAGATGCCACGGACCCTTGGCAGAGCGGGGGAAATATGATCAGTGAAGTAAGCTTTGAGCATATTAGCTATCGTCCTATTCCCAAACGATTCGAAGCCGGCACCGCCAATATTGCTGATGTAGTGGCCCTAGGTAAGGCTTTAGATTACGTGCAAAATATCGGTCTAACGGCGATCGCCAATTATGAAAACGAATTATTGGAGTATGCCACGTTAGGACTGAAGACAATTCCAGGATTGCATATAGTTGGTAATGCGATGGAGAAAGCTTCAGTAATTTCTTTCCTGTTAGATGGTTTTGCTCCCTCAGAAGTGGGACAAGCCTTAAATAAGCAGGGCATTGCTGTGCGCTCAGGTCATCATTGTGCCCAGCCAATTTTAAAAAGATTGGGATTAACTTCAACGGTGCGACTCTCCCTTGCTTTTTATAATACAAAATCTGAAATCAATCATTGTATTAAGGCTCTGGAAAAAATTGACTGCTGAATTAATGTTAAATAACACTCGATCACCAATTAGCTAAATCCAGATTTGAAAATGCAAACCTCAAGCTATAGAGCAAATTATCGAAACCTATCTTCTAGCCAGAGCAATGAGAAAATGCTTTTAGCCCAAGAATATCGTAAGTGGCATTTTTTTGATAGTCGCTCCAATTTACCGCATAGAATTAATAGTGTATGGAAAATTGATAGCGGACTAGTCAAAGGTTACACTCTTTTAGAAGATGGTAGCATTGTTACTCTAGGAGTTTGGAGTAGTGGTGAAATTGTCAGTCGTATTTTCACTAATATTAAGCCTTATGAATTAGAGTGTTTGACAGAAGTTAAAGCCTCCTTAGTTCCCTGGAAAAAATCGGAAGAGAATATAGACTTACTGCTGACCTATATTCAGTCTGTCCATGAATTAGGAATTATCCGTGATTACAAAACAACGGATATGATGATAATCAAATTGTTTGATTGGCTGGGCAAAAAAATTGGCAAAAAAGTCCCCAATGGTAAGTTAATTGATGTTCGTCTTACCCACCAAGATATTGCTGATATTTTAGGAATAACCAGGGTAACAGTGACTAGAAATTTAAATCAATTGGAAAGACAAGGTCGAATCAAACAAAACTCCTTACATCGTTTCATTTTAAACGAGGAAGAAATTTGGCACTATGAAATTTGATTGATTGATTTAATGTACTCTTTATACAGTTTTGTTAGATTTTTAGTGCTGAATGGGATAATTAACTAAGTTGTATTCTCCTAGCTAAATCATTAGGTTTATGAAAACTATGACCTGGCATTTATCTAATTTTATTCCTACTAGTCCTCCACTTTATCCTTTGGGATTACGGGGCTTAATTTGGAAAACTTATGCTTATTTTATTGCTCTAAGCTTGTTAGCTTTGATTACTAGTGGTATTGGTTTTTTATATTTATTTGAGTTTATTTATCGGTTAGAGTTAAATCAGTTACTCAGAAAAGCTAAAATCAAGCAAATGCCATCATCCTTAACTAATTTAGGAACCTAGATAAACCAGGTCTTGAATTCTTAAGATTGATTTTCTCAATGCTTTCTACACCTCTTCACCGATGGTCAAGAATAAAGATTTAATTATCTCAAGTTGTCTCCCAATTTCCATAGAGCAGGATTTAGCCTATCTGGAAGGATTATTGCTGTTGCTTTTTAGTTTCTCGTTGTCCCCCTTGTGCTGATGGAATGGTTTGATGATTAATTTACCCTTACCCCTAGTCTATGGCTTTGGCTATGTTTGTAACTTATTTGTCAATGGCTCACTCTTGCCAGGGGCGATCGCCGGTTACTGGTTATCAAACTTGGGAAGAATTTTGCTAATGCACGTCGGAGGAGATCAAATTTTTCAATAAAAACTGAGCCAAAGAGTTTTAGAAAGATTCTTTTCTCTGGCATTGTTTCTTCTAGTCTGTTCACCACACTCCTACTTTTACTAATTCATTTTCAAATTATAAACTTAACTGGGTTTCTCATCCTCTAGCCCTTGTTAGTTACCCATTGGTTTAAATTTTTGTTGTTTCACCCCAGTTTATTTCGGAGAATTTTCCTATGATTCAATTTACCCCTTCTAATCTGACAATAAAGCTGAAATGGACTAAACGAAAGTTCGTACAGCTTTTTGCTATCTTTCTGGGAGGATTAGTCAGTTTTTTTCTACTTTCTTCTATTCCTTCTGTTGCTAATACCCCCACTACTAAAATTGAATTTGTTTCCCCTGATTGGGTAAGTCAACATATTAACAATCCCAAAGTAAAAGTCCTAGACGTACGGATCAATCCTTTGGAATATATTGACGGGCATATCCCTAAAGCTGTTAACCTTGCTGACAATGTTTTCCGTGGACCCAACGGCTTTTTGCCAGTGCAATACTGGGATGCTGATAAAATTGTGCAATTATTGAGTAAATCTGGCGTTAGTAATAACGACCAGGTCGTCGTTTATTCCGACGGTAATAACGTTTTAGGTGCAACTATGGTTGCCTACTTGTTGGAACGTTCTGGAGCTAAAGAAGTTGCAATAGTAGATGGCGGCTATAAAGGCTTTAAAGATGCAAAGGAAACCGTAACCAAGGAGTTTCCCCGCTATACACCCGGTAGATTTACATTACAAGATAATCCTGACATTCGTGTCAGCATAGAACAGCTCAAGCCTTTAATTGGTAAGCCAGGCACCGTAATTATTGATCCCCGTCCAGCGGATCTTTTTGAAGGCAAAGTTAATCTTTGGGTCAGGAATGGTCATATTCCTGGGGCAAAAAATATTCCTTGGCCGACTTTCACTGAAGCCAATAATCCCGATGAGGCTCTGAAAAATCCCCATAAGTTGAAATCTTTAGACGAGATTAAACAACTTTTGGCTGAGCGGAATATCAAACCCGACGATAACATTATTGTTTCCTGCAGTACTGGACGGGAAGCGACTTTGCAATATATTGTACTTAAACATTTGCTTGGATATCCCAATGTTCGAATTTATGAGGGTTCCTGGACAGAGTACAGCACAACAGATTTACCAGTGGAAACCGGTCCCGAAAGGAGTGCTTAGCATTAAATTATGAATGTGGACAATATCCATCTACTTTTCTATGGTAGGTGGATTTTTTCTCTATTTTATGAAAAATCTCACATATGAACACTAAGACTTTATTTTGGGCGTTGTTTTTTCTACAGATTTTTATATTATTGGCGATCGCCGTTTTCTATTATCCCCAAGGAGTCTGGCTAGATCGAGAAATTCTGTTAACCTTACACGGCTCAGCTAGTGCATCTTTGGATCAATTTGCTACTTTGTTCACTGATCTAGCAATTTACCAAGGCACAGTACCCATAGTCTTAGTTATAAATTTAATACTAGCCTATGGAAAGAAATGGGGTCATTTA containing:
- a CDS encoding cysteine desulfurase; translation: MEYFKANTLRIYQDSAPIFNKSNGKLYDSNAAIFDVEKIRQDFPILNEVINEKPLIWFDNASTTQKPQTVIDRLTYFYQHENSNIHRAAHTLAARATDAYENARETVRHFLNAKSVNEIIFVKGTTEGINLVAKSWGKQNIKAGDEILLTHLEHHANIVPWHQLAMETGAKLIVAPVDDQGQILLDEYKKLLGSRTKLVGLCHISNVLGTVTPAQEIVNLAHEIGAKVLIDAAQSIAHIPIDIQELNPDWLVFSGHKIFGPTGIGVVYGRQDLLDATDPWQSGGNMISEVSFEHISYRPIPKRFEAGTANIADVVALGKALDYVQNIGLTAIANYENELLEYATLGLKTIPGLHIVGNAMEKASVISFLLDGFAPSEVGQALNKQGIAVRSGHHCAQPILKRLGLTSTVRLSLAFYNTKSEINHCIKALEKIDC
- the hypE gene encoding hydrogenase expression/formation protein HypE translates to MANLNCPIPLDRYPQVLLAHGGGGKLSQQLLTQIFLPAFGCPLDQGHDAAVFAVNHSSLAFTTDSYVINPLFFPGGNIGSLAVHGTVNDLAMAGATPRYISVGFILEEGLPMETLWRVAQSLGQAAKHCDIKVITGDTKVVDRGKGDGIFINTSGIGSLDHQQIIHPNQVQVGDRLILSGDLGRHGMAIMAVRQGLEFETTIESDSAPVHREVQALLSAEIPIHCLRDLTRGGLASAVNEIAQTAGVTMALRETLIPVEAEVQAACELLGFDPLYVANEGRFLAIVPPTAEQKTIEILQTFHPQATAIGTVTGKSEQTLGLVSLESSIGAPRLLDMISGEQLPRIC
- a CDS encoding Crp/Fnr family transcriptional regulator, which produces MQTSSYRANYRNLSSSQSNEKMLLAQEYRKWHFFDSRSNLPHRINSVWKIDSGLVKGYTLLEDGSIVTLGVWSSGEIVSRIFTNIKPYELECLTEVKASLVPWKKSEENIDLLLTYIQSVHELGIIRDYKTTDMMIIKLFDWLGKKIGKKVPNGKLIDVRLTHQDIADILGITRVTVTRNLNQLERQGRIKQNSLHRFILNEEEIWHYEI
- a CDS encoding sulfurtransferase translates to MIQFTPSNLTIKLKWTKRKFVQLFAIFLGGLVSFFLLSSIPSVANTPTTKIEFVSPDWVSQHINNPKVKVLDVRINPLEYIDGHIPKAVNLADNVFRGPNGFLPVQYWDADKIVQLLSKSGVSNNDQVVVYSDGNNVLGATMVAYLLERSGAKEVAIVDGGYKGFKDAKETVTKEFPRYTPGRFTLQDNPDIRVSIEQLKPLIGKPGTVIIDPRPADLFEGKVNLWVRNGHIPGAKNIPWPTFTEANNPDEALKNPHKLKSLDEIKQLLAERNIKPDDNIIVSCSTGREATLQYIVLKHLLGYPNVRIYEGSWTEYSTTDLPVETGPERSA
- the surE gene encoding 5'/3'-nucleotidase SurE; the encoded protein is MNFLLTNDDGIDAPGIEALYRALGQRGMWVAPKDQHSGCGHKVTTDQAIAVEQRGKDRYAVDGTPADCTRLGVAHFYPEVDWVIAGINAGGNMGIDSYLSGTVAAVREAAILGHKAIAISHWINKPRTIDWDWASRWSAVVLKTLWQQELPPQHFWNVNLPHWQAGDPEPEIIFCEPSRDPLPVAFTKEGSNFFYRGEYSQRPRKPGTDIDVCFSGNIAITQLGV
- a CDS encoding Crp/Fnr family transcriptional regulator — translated: MAKRQSMSPSPEPITKLIETNYLFRGLDTPWIGELLAKDQVKVEKLFSNRPLYTAFLPDQDLDSLYVMLDEGIVITRSTPLDRIIAIHYAGSCFGLRNLPFSYGLATKSFPCLVESYKTSHVIKVPLATVQQIYENSEVFRERYRFLFELQQKFEYHLLNCSTYPPQAVASLLRALIYQERELGNQPDRQGNYIFDLPIDVIARACQLNQRTVEQVLKGMQKHHLIAIPKGEKEDLIQILAPEGLKEVYSSTREKVSWWPLK
- the cysK gene encoding cysteine synthase A; its protein translation is MGKWFADNSFSIGRTPLVRLNNVVGNTNATVLAKIEGRNPAYSVKCRLGAALVWDAEQRGLLGPGKELVEPTSGNTGIALAFVAAAKGIALTLAMPETMSLERRKLLQAYGANLVLTPGTQGMVGAIAKAEAIANSDPERYVLLQQFCNPANPRIHQETTGPEIWDDTDGDVDILVSGVGTGGTITGISRYFKEIKGKSITSVAVEPEASPVISQAMAGKEIKSGPHKIQGIGAGFVPKNLDVSLVDAVETVSNEEAIIYAKRLAKEEGILAGISCGAATAVATRLAKRPENQGKTIVVILPDSGERYLSSVLFHGVFDEEGLAA